The following are encoded in a window of Castanea sativa cultivar Marrone di Chiusa Pesio chromosome 5, ASM4071231v1 genomic DNA:
- the LOC142635852 gene encoding coniferyl alcohol acyltransferase-like: MNAKGLKTRIGRGDEENTKILASYFGNLWSLPYGSKTVDDLIDKPLSWVANEVHGIGESAKTSEHFLGLFDWAAAHRSVPSLPKIYAYGSREGPALVVSSLLRLPLAKVQFGWGRPTCVSAYFPWGGDAGYVLLAQSPSGNGDWVVYMNILKKELELIEREAGHMLRPLTLRYFNEFEQEPLVRSKM, translated from the exons ATGAATGCAAAAGGACTAAA GACAAGAATTGGCCGTGGAGACGAAGAGAACACAAAGATATTGGCTTCTTACTTTGGAAACTTGTGGTCCCTTCCCTATGGAAGCAAGACCGTAGATGATCTTATTGACAAACCATTGAGTTGGGTAGCAAATGAAGTTCATGGAATTGGGGAAAGTGCAAAGACGTCTGAGCATTtcttgggtttgtttgattggGCGGCGGCTCATCGTTCAGTTCCCAGTTTGCCAAAGATATATGCCTATGGGAGCAGAGAAGGTCCAGCTCTTGTGGTTTCATCTCTTTTGAGGCTTCCATTAGCAAAGGTGCAGTTTGGATGGGGAAGACCAACATGTGTGTCAGCCTATTTCCCATGGGGTGGAGATGCTGGGTATGTGTTGCTAGCGCAAAGCCCTTCTGGAAATGGTGATTGGGTCGTGTACATGAACATCTTGAAAAAGGAATTGGAATTGATCGAACGTGAAGCTGGTCATATGCTTAGGCCTTTGACTTTGAGATACTTCAATGAATTTGAACAAGAACCTCTCGTTAGATCAAAAATGTGA